The following coding sequences lie in one Arachis stenosperma cultivar V10309 chromosome 5, arast.V10309.gnm1.PFL2, whole genome shotgun sequence genomic window:
- the LOC130982106 gene encoding protein NRT1/ PTR FAMILY 2.13 has product MRSSEDNKGSKYSSSFPYWSFLCCKSSISSSEIEPTHENNMMSNESSELSHANEKKKHGGWKAMPFILGNESFERLAAFGLFANFMVYLTREFHMEQVYASNILNIWGGVTNFFPLIGAFISDAYVGRFRTIAYASFASFLGMMVVTLTAWLPKLHPPPCTQEQLALNQCVRASPSNIGVLILGLTVMSLGSAGIRPCSIPFGVDQFDPSTDEGRKGINSFFNWYYTTFTIVLVITQTVVVYIQDEVSWKIGFAIPTICMLCSIILFFVGTRIYVHVKPGGSVFSGIAQVLVAAYKKRKIELPSEKQGLGIYYDPPLDGTANHVLSKLPLTNQFSGLNKAAIIMEGEVKEDGSRVNHWRLASIQQVEEVKCLARIFPIWAAGILSLVSMAQQGTFTISQALKMDRHLGPKFQIPAGSLSVISLLTIGFWVPFYDRVMVPSLRKVTKHEGGITLLQRIGIGMVFSVLSMVVAGLVERVRRNAANSNPNLLGIAPMSVLWLAPQLILMGLCEAFNIIGQIEFFNRQFPDHMRSVANALFSCSFAAASYVSSILVTTVHGVTRTHSHPDWLTNDLNAGRLDYFYYLIAVIGGLNLVYFVFVAQRYRYKGSVDLQAKDQDVELASHNTKD; this is encoded by the exons ATGCGTTCATCAGAGGATAATAAGGGGTCTAAATATTCTTCTAGCTTTCCTTATTGGTCCTTTCTATGCTGCAAAAGTAGCATTTCTTCATCAGAAATTGAACCAACCCATGAAAACAATATGATGAGCAACGAATCTTCAGAGTTATCACATGCCAATGAGAAAAAGAAGCACGGTGGATGGAAGGCCATGCCTTTTATCTTAG GGAATGAATCGTTTGAGAGGTTAGCAGCATTCGGTTTATTTGCCAACTTTATGGTGTATTTGACAAGAGAATTTCATATGGAACAAGTATATGCTTCAAATATTCTAAATATATGGGGTGGTGTCACTAATTTCTTCCCTTTAATTGGTGCCTTCATTTCTGATGCCTATGTTGGTCGCTTCCGGACCATAGCTTATGCTTCATTTGCTTCTTTTCTG GGTATGATGGTGGTAACTTTAACAGCTTGGTTACCAAAATTGCACCCTCCACCATGCACTCAAGAGCAGCTAGCCTTAAACCAATGTGTTAGGGCAAGCCCATCAAACATTGGTGTTCTTATCTTGGGTCTCACCGTGATGAGCTTAGGCTCGGCCGGCATAAGGCCGTGTAGCATACCCTTTGGGGTCGACCAGTTCGACCCCTCGACGGACGAGGGGCGAAAAGGAATCAATAGCTTCTTTAATTGGTACTACACAACATTCACAATTGTGTTGGTGATCACCCAAACAGTTGTTGTGTACATACAAGATGAAGTTAGCTGGAAGATTGGTTTTGCTATTCCAACAATTTGCATGTTGTGTTCAATAATCTTGTTCTTTGTGGGAACAAGGATTTATGTTCATGTGAAGCCAGGAGGGAGTGTCTTTTCTGGAATTGCACAAGTTCTAGTTGCTGCCTATAAAAAGAGGAAAATTGAGCTCCCAAGTGAGAAGCAGGGTCTTGGAATTTACTATGATCCACCCTTGGATGGGACAGCAAATCATGTTTTGTCTAAGCTTCCTCTCACCAATCAATTCAG TGGTTTGAACAAAGCAGCCATAATAATGGAGGGTGAAGTAAAGGAAGATGGGAGCAGAGTAAACCATTGGAGACTAGCAAGCATTCAACAAGTGGAAGAAGTCAAATGCTTAGCCAGAATATTCCCAATTTGGGCCGCAGGTATTCTAAGCCTAGTTTCCATGGCCCAACAAGGAACATTCACAATCTCACAAGCTTTGAAAATGGACCGTCACTTGGGCCCGAAATTCCAAATCCCAGCAGGGTCCTTAAGCGTCATTTCACTCCTCACCATAGGCTTCTGGGTCCCATTCTATGACCGAGTCATGGTTCCATCACTAAGGAAAGTCACAAAGCACGAAGGTGGCATCACGTTGCTCCAAAGAATTGGAATTGGAATGGTTTTCTCAGTCTTGTCCATGGTTGTTGCTGGTTTAGTTGAGAGGGTTAGAAGAAACGCCGCAAATTCGAACCCGAATCTGTTGGGAATTGCACCCATGTCAGTGTTGTGGCTTGCCCCACAATTGATTCTAATGGGTTTGTGTGAGGCGTTCAACATAATTGGACAAATTGAATTTTTCAATAGACAGTTCCCGGATCATATGAGAAGCGTTGCTAATGCATTGTTTTCGTGCTCTTTTGCGGCGGCTAGCTATGTTAGTAGCATATTAGTAACCACGGTTCATGGTGTTACTAGAACACATAGCCACCCAGATTGGTTAACTAATGATTTAAATGCTGGGAGGTTGGATTATTTTTACTATCTTATTGCTGTGATTGGAGGATTGAACTtggtttattttgtgtttgttgCTCAAAGATATCGTTACAAGGGGAGTGTTGATCTTCAAGCGAAAGATCAAGATGTTGAGTTAGCTTCACATAATACTAAAGATTAG